In the genome of Cytophagia bacterium CHB2, one region contains:
- a CDS encoding class I SAM-dependent methyltransferase yields the protein MTATENRAAAHAAGAAIYSKSVLSIYDLFVLGFSNRFAWRCPSRLIVDFYNEHVSGRHLDLGVGTGYFLDKCTFPAPHPHIALADLNPNSLEMAARRLRRYEPTTHVVNVLRPFWIKPASFDSIAMNYLLHCLPGDLSDKSVVFQHVKPLLNRSGGVVFGTTILGKGVAHSPLARAFLLIYNAHGIFGNKRDSPRDLEQALQAHYSDYQMHLVGSVAFFMGRT from the coding sequence ATGACAGCTACTGAAAACCGGGCAGCGGCACATGCCGCCGGCGCAGCCATCTACAGCAAGAGCGTGCTTTCCATTTATGACCTGTTCGTGCTGGGTTTCTCGAACCGGTTCGCCTGGCGTTGCCCCTCGCGGCTGATTGTGGATTTCTACAATGAGCATGTCTCCGGCCGGCATCTGGACCTGGGGGTGGGCACGGGTTATTTCCTGGACAAGTGCACTTTCCCGGCGCCGCACCCGCACATTGCGCTGGCGGATTTGAATCCCAACAGCCTGGAAATGGCGGCCAGACGGCTGCGGCGCTACGAACCCACGACACACGTCGTCAATGTGCTCAGGCCGTTTTGGATAAAGCCGGCAAGCTTTGATTCCATCGCCATGAACTATTTGCTGCACTGCCTGCCGGGCGATTTGTCCGACAAGAGCGTGGTGTTTCAGCATGTCAAGCCGCTGCTGAATCGCAGCGGCGGGGTGGTATTTGGCACTACGATTTTGGGCAAAGGGGTGGCGCATTCTCCCCTGGCGCGCGCCTTTTTGCTGATTTACAACGCACACGGCATTTTTGGCAACAAGCGGGACTCGCCGCGGGATTTGGAGCAGGCGTTGCAAGCACACTACAGTGATTATCAAATGCATCTCGTGGGTTCTGTGGCGTTCTTTATGGGAAGGACGTAG